The stretch of DNA agacaccaccatgtccagggatggggaagaaatggaggggggcttcaggttgGCAAACActccagtgctgaggaacagggagaccacggccaggtgagggaggcaggtggaaaaggctttgtgccgtccctgctcagaggggatcctcagcacggccctcaagatctgcacataggacaccacgatgaaaacaaaacacgtaaaacctaaacaggcactgaccacaagaagcccaagttccctgaggtaggagtgtgagcaggagagcttgaggatctgggggatttcacagaagaactggcccagggcattgcccttgcacaggggcagtgaaaatgtattggccgtgtgcagcagagaatagagaaacccagtggcccaggcagctgctgccatgtggacacaagctctgctgcccaggagggtcccgtagtgcaggggtttgcagatggcaacgtagcggtcgtaggacatgatggtgagaagaaaatactctgaaccaagcaagaaacaaaaagagaagacctgtgcagcacatcctgcataggaaatgaccctggaatcccagagAGAATTAGCCATGTatttggggacagtggtggagatgcagcccaggtcgaggagggcgaggttgagcaggaagaagtacatgggggtgtggaggtgctggtcccaggctatggtggtgatgatgaggccgttgcccaggagggcagccaggtagatgcccaggaagagccagaagtgcaagagctgcagctcccgtgtgtctgtgaacggcaggaggaggaactgggtaatggagctgctgttggacattggctgcctgtgggcatgaggacctgtgataggaggaaaagatagtgaagGTTTAGATGAGACTTCTCTGGGAATAATCAAacccatttcccacagaccctcccacaaagagacacttttctttttccaggagaacgtCCTGGCTGGAGCCCTCGTTGGTGCTTGatgagtgtgcaatgaagagcagggtctctgcccaggggctcctgaggagtcagcctggccctgtgtgattgggtgggcaggggccagtcctggggttcagctttgtcagctggaaccgctcctggtgcagaagggactgtcagcatctgtacccccaggcctgagaaactgactttgagaggtttggtgtttctacagctccttctgccctcccaccctggggagtgttgttgggtgtcagaaaccctcagcatttctgcttcactcagggagaacagagcgagtcctgcaagtccagaggatgcctgtgggtcagtgcagagtgagggcagctgctctgtccctctgtcttgctgcagctgccctgggctggcacctttctgagatgggggctgatcacactcccatgttaccctgaaaagccaccaggcactgctgagagcagaggcatccacctcagaccatgacaggtctcaccctttcctaaggtctcagcacccaacgtttagcccaggacacactcagctcattccccagccccacagactgcattgcccacagcccacaggtcagagcaaagctgggacacgtgtgcccatggacacacctgcaggaaaggacccacaagatcaggctgtgactctgcagctgaaactgccatccccagagagcctgacagcaagaacaagatcccaacagcagtgacccagagcaggggagcgagaaggaaaatgcggtgagggtgggtgtgagagaggccagggcagaggcagccgggcactcagacagcgtcacccttccccagctgtgcagccacctcccagacaccaacactgccgggcagctgctctcagcccctgtgctctgcagaggaactggagctctggctgcacaggagctgcttcatgccttggagcccccggccctgagggcagaggctttgctgggtgggacaggaggccagggggctgctcacaggagggatctgcactgcaggggatcacaggcacttttctctcttctccctcccataaccattccgggtttggtttcctctcatttctgatcatttccctgctgcctggagattctcccctgggaggtgtttccctgtccatgtctcttccctgtcagtgctcacagaccatcccaccctctgtgccctccccctggccctacagatcctgcctgttcacagggcactgcctgggggcatcttcctgtttgcaggctggaaaacagatgacagattaagtgtaaggtgtccagcaaaggtgatgctggttctgcataggcagaggagaggcaaggcatgcCAGGATTCTCTTGAAGACCTACTGCACTTCATGTGCCTCaagtgtttgtttaaaattaagaactgccttaatcaccacccattccccagagtaggagactgaaaacacagactcaggGAGGTTCCTTATCTTCTTAGTACTCTTTGTCTTCTGCTCCTTGAAACCTCCTCTTGTCAATATTCTGgaatgagctggagctgtgagcagccccgacCCATggagaacccagcagcagaaggaccctgccctgccgggggtcgctcatccccccacatcttctcccctcgGTGTTGCTGGGATCTCCTGGGCAGGCTGAgtgctgaccctggcaggcggcagagtccctgcccggcacagccctggggtgcagggaccctgctctgcaggacagccctgggcacccctgcctgcacatttacatttacaccccacagccaccctggggacaacgcagcattcacgtcttgtcactctgacagtgcagaaggcaatccctgctctgcagcacatcctctcctctgatcagagaacctctgagagctgtacttacatctctcgcaggctctgcaatgtgacagctttctgagatcctaccaagatttgcagatgcaatgccctgcagacacaggcttcatatctgagaggatttcatttccagtgaactctcagaatcctcccagcccagactgcgtttccctctctgtgcccgGCTCCTgcgccctcggtgctgcaggcagagccctcagccctgctgcgtgtgcagaggagctgctcctgggcagagctgtctctctgcagcgctgccgctgccatgagctccctgtgtcccaggagcccagcccagctcagcagcacaggagcagcccatgatgtccctttctctgacCCCTCTGGGCTctccaggtgtccctcaggctccaggggcacatcctttgagACAACCTATAGTAATCAGTAATGTtagttgtgtctgctctgcagagatacttcttgccagcattgtattcttgctagtaaaaaataaattggtatgagaatattccaggtgtggtctccccagggcagagcagaggggcaggagaacctctctgagctactgaccacccccttctaacccaccccaggtcccattggcttcctggccacaagggcccagtgctggctcatggtcaccctgctgtccccaggaccccaggtccctttcccgtacactgctctccaacaggtccttccccaacttatactggaacctggggttcttcttgcccagatgtaggactctacacttgcccttgttctgtttcattacattttccctgcccaactctccagcctgtccaggtctctgatggcagcacagcttccagtgtcaccactcctcccagcttggtgtcttCAGCAaccttgctgacagtcactctattccctcatccaagtcactgatgaatttattgaatagtactggccccagcactgccccctgaggcactgcactagatccaggcctcaactggactctgccccattgaccacgaccctctggcttcttcccttcagccagttcacggTCCACCTCACTatccgatcgtccagaccacactcccccagcttagctgtgaggatgctgtgggagactgtgtcaaaggctctgctgaagtcaaggtagaccacatccactatTTTGTCATCAtgtatccacctcgttatgtcttcataaaagtcaatgaggttggtcaagcatgacttccccttggtgaagccatgttgactgcccctaatgaccctcttatcccagATATGCCTTGAGacggcaccaaggagaagtcgttccatcagtttcccagggatggaggtgaggctgaccggtctagagttccccaggtcctccttcttgccctttttgaagactgcagtgacatttgctttcctccagtcctcaggcacctctcccatttcccaagacttggcaaagatgatggagagcggcccaccaatgacctcagccagctccctcagcacccgcgggtgcatcccatccggacccatggatttatggatttaccttcaagcagccttgcccacggGATTTCTCCCAGTAATtacctgaaaaggccaaagtttgccctgctga from Columba livia isolate bColLiv1 breed racing homer unplaced genomic scaffold, bColLiv1.pat.W.v2 Scaffold_214, whole genome shotgun sequence encodes:
- the LOC135578009 gene encoding olfactory receptor 14J1-like, yielding LHYGTLLGSRACVHMAAAAWATGFLYSLLHTANTFSLPLCKGNALGQFFCEIPQILKLSCSHSYLRELGLLVVSACLGFTCFVFIVVSYVQILRAVLRIPSEQGRHKAFSTCLPHLAVVSLFLSTGVFANLKPPSISSPSLDMVVSVLYSVVPPAVNPLIYSMRNQELKDALWKLISYCFVKQ